From one Populus alba chromosome 17, ASM523922v2, whole genome shotgun sequence genomic stretch:
- the LOC118054918 gene encoding mitochondrial outer membrane protein porin of 34 kDa codes for MVKGPGLYSEIGKKARDLLYKDYQTDHKFTLNTSSPTGVTITSSGTKKGDLLVADVNTQLKNKNITTDIKVDTSSNLFTTITVDEPAPGLKAIFSFKVPDQRSGKVEIQYLHDYAAVSSSVGLTVNPTVNFSGVIGTNVASLGTDLSFDTKTGDFIKCNAGVSLSKVDLIASLTLNDKGDSLIASYYHIVNPLTAVGAEVSHSFSSNENTITVGAQHALDPLTTLKARVNNAGKASALVQHQWRPKSFFTVSGEVDTKAIEKTAKVGLALALKP; via the exons ATGGTTAAGGGTCCAGGTCTTTACAGTGAGATTGGCAAGAAGGCCAGAG ATCTCTTGTACAAGGACTACCAGACTGACCACAAGTTTACTCTAAACACCTCCTCTCCTACTGGTGTT ACTATCACATCCTCTGGAACTAAGAAAGGTGACTTGCTTGTTGCTGATGTTAATACTCAGCTGAAGAACAAGAATATCACAACTGATATCAAAGTGGACACAAGCTCCAAT CTTTTTACAACCATTACGGTTGATGAGCCTGCCCCTGGTCTGAAGGCAATCTTCAGCTTCAAAGTTCCTGATCAAAGGTCTGGCAAG GTGGAAATACAGTATCTGCATGACTATGCAGCTGTAAGCTCAAGCGTTGGGTTGACAGTAAACCCCACTGTTAACTTCTCAGGTGTGATTGGGACCAATGTCGCCTCACTTGGAACAGATCTTTCATTTGACACCAAAACTGGTGACTTCATCAAATGCAATGCTGGAGTTAGCTTGTCAAAAGTTGACCTGATTGCCTCATTGACTTT GAATGACAAGGGTGACTCTCTCATCGCATCCTACTACCATATTGTGAACCCCTTGACTGCTGTTGGTGCAGAAGTGAGTCATAGTTTCTCATCCAATGAGAACACCATCACTGTTGGTGCACAGCATGCATTGGATCCATTGACGACATTGAAGGCACGGGTGAACAATGCTGGCAAAGCAAGTGCTCTTGTTCAGCATCAGTGGCGGCCGAAGTCTTTCTTCACTGTTTCTGGAGAGGTAGACACCAAGGCGATTGAGAAGACTGCAAAAGTTGGATTGGCTCTAGCTCTCAAGCCATGA
- the LOC118054919 gene encoding hypersensitive-induced response protein 2, translated as MGQAFGCLQVDQSNVAIKEQFGKFVDVLEPGCHCLPWCFGYQVAGGLSLRVQQLDVRCETKTKDNVFVTVVASIQYRAMAEKASDAFYKLSNTKAQIQAYVFDVIRASVPKLLLDDTFEQKNDIAKAVEDELEKAMSAYGYEIVQTLIVDIEPDINVKRAMNEINAAARLRVAANEKAEAEKILQIKRAEGEAESKYLSGLGIARQRQAIVDGLRDSVLAFSENVPGTSAKDVMDMVLVTQYFDTMKEIGASSKSSSVFIPHGPGAVRDITSQIRDGLLQGNSAQ; from the exons atggGTCAAGCATTTGGTTGCCTTCAAGTGGATCAGTCTAATGTTGCTATTAAGGAACAGTTTGGAAAGTTTGTTGATGTGCTGGAGCCTGGATGTCACTGCTTGCCTTGGTGTTTTGGATACCAAGTGGCTGGTGGACTTTCTCTTCGTGTGCAGCAACTCGATGTTAGATGTGAAACAAAAACTAAG GATAATGTATTTGTCACTGTTGTTGCATCTATTCAGTATCGGGCCATGGCAGAGAAAGCATCTGATGCCTTCTATAAGCTCTCCAACACCAAGGCACAAATCCAGGCCTATGTTTTTGATG TAATCAGGGCAAGTGTGCCAAAATTGCTTTTGGATGATACTTTTGAGCAGAAAAACGATATTGCAAAGGCTGTTGAAGACGAGCTTGAAAAG GCCATGTCTGCCTATGGGTATGAAATTGTTCAGACACTTATTGTGGATATTGAGCCGGATATTAATGTTAAGAGAGCAATGAATGAGATAAATGCTG CTGCTAGACTGAGGGTGGCAGCAAATGAGAAAGCAGAAGCTGAGAAAATATTGCAGATCAAGCGGGCTGAAGGAGAGGCAGAGTCCAAATACCTATCAGGGCTTGGCATAGCTCGTCAACGTCAGGCCATTGTTGATGGACTGAGGGATAGCGTGCTTGCCTTCTCTGAGAATGTGCCTGGTACGAGTGCCAAGGACGTGATGGATATGGTGCTGGTGACTCAGTACTTTGATACCATGAAGGAGATTGGGGCATCCTCAAAGTCATCTTCTGTTTTCATCCCTCATGGACCAGGCGCAGTGAGAGACATCACTTCACAGATTCGCGATGGACTTCTTCAGGGAAATTCTGCTCAGTAG
- the LOC118054921 gene encoding UDP-glycosyltransferase 92A1-like: MNQKNDHIHLLELPFCNTDNGLPENSENLSLDSIGKLFSASLGLRKPFHSLVSDIAAKQGHPPLCIISDVFLGWATEVASSLGTVNVTFSTGGAYGTLAYSSLWLNLPQRGRSDSDEFHLPGFPDSCRFHVNQLHHFLRNADGTDSWSKFFQSQISLSMQSFGWLCNTAEEFEPAGLEWLRNFLKLPVWAIGPLLPPMVLNNDDSSLSVAASGISTRRAGKKLEISIEKCMEWLESHSPASVLYISFGSQNSVGPSQMMELAIGLEESAKPFVWVIRPPVGFEPRSEFRAEYLPEGFEERMEKRKQGLLVRNWAPQLEILSHKSTGAFLSHCGWNSVLESLSQAVPIIGWPLAAEQAYNSKMLVEEMGVSVELARGVQSSIDSKEVKRVIELVMDRKGKGGDMRSKAMVIKEQLRASVRDEGEDKGSSVKALDDLIKTLQSKWQMINSIS; the protein is encoded by the coding sequence ATGAACCAGAAAAATGACCATATCCACCTCCTTGAGCTACCTTTTTGCAATACTGATAATGGCTTGCCTGAAAACTCCGAGAACCTGTCTCTGGATTCGATTGGCAAACTTTTCTCTGCATCACTAGGTCTTAGGAAACCATTTCACAGCCTTGTATCTGATATTGCAGCTAAACAAGGTCACCCCCCACTTTGTATAATATCAGATGTTTTCCTTGGATGGGCAACCGAAGTTGCGAGCAGTCTGGGGACTGTGAATGTCACTTTCTCTACAGGTGGTGCTTATGGAACCTTGGCTTACTCTTCTCTTTGGCTCAATCTTCCTCAACGAGGTAGAAGTGATTCTGATGAGTTTCATTTGCCGGGATTTCCTGATAGCTGTCGCTTTCACGTCAATCAGTTGCATCATTTCTTAAGAAATGCTGATGGCACTGATTCTTGGTCTAAGTTTTTTCAGTCACAGATCTCACTTTCAATGCAATCTTTTGGGTGGTTGTGCAATACAGCTGAGGAATTTGAGCCTGCAGGATTGGAATGGTTGAGGAACTTTCTCAAACTTCCTGTCTGGGCTATAGGGCCTCTTCTGCCACCAATGGTGCTCAACAATGATGATTCCTCTTTATCTGTAGCTGCATCAGGTATAAGCACAAGACGTGCTGGTAAAAAACTAGAGATTTCTATTGAGAAATGCATGGAATGGCTTGAATCGCACAGTCCAGCTTCGGTGCTCTATATTTCTTTTGGTTCTCAAAACAGCGTAGGTCCCTCCCAGATGATGGAGCTAGCAATTGGGTTGGAAGAGAGTGCGAAACCTTTCGTCTGGGTCATCAGGCCTCCTGTTGGTTTCGAACCAAGAAGTGAATTTAGAGCAGAATACCTACCAGAAGGATTTGAAGAAagaatggagaaaagaaaacaaggttTGTTGGTGAGGAACTGGGCGCCCCAATTGGAGATTTTGTCACACAAGTCCACAGGAGCGTTCCTAAGCCACTGTGGGTGGAATTCAGTGTTGGAAAGCTTGAGCCAAGCTGTTCCAATTATAGGATGGCCTTTGGCGGCTGAACAGGCCTATAATTCCAAAATGCTGGTGGAGGAGATGGGTGTGAGTGTGGAGCTGGCAAGGGGAGTTCAGAGCAGCATTGATTCGAAGGAGGTGAAGAGAGTGATAGAGTTGGTGATGGACAGGAAAGGGAAGGGAGGTGATATGAGGAGCAAGGCAATGGTGATTAAAGAACAGTTGAGGGCATCAGTGAGAGATGAAGGAGAAGACAAAGGATCTTCTGTTAAAGCTCTAGATGATCTTATCAAGACCCTTCAATCAAAATGGCAGATGATTAATAGTATCAGTTAA